In Prunus dulcis chromosome 1, ALMONDv2, whole genome shotgun sequence, the following are encoded in one genomic region:
- the LOC117637488 gene encoding pentatricopeptide repeat-containing protein At2g02750, with protein MRREIARLVADGLYRDALCLYAQLHSASLRPHKFTFPPLLKACGKLQSAPHAQILHTHLMKTGFSADVYSATALTDVYMKLHLIGDAVKLFEEMPERNLASLNAVITGFLQNGYCREALRLFKNVGPGGFRPNSVTIASMLSACGNVEHGMEIHCLAVKLGVESDVYVATSVLTMYSNCGGLFLAAKVFEEMPIKNIVSYNAFISGLLQNGVPHVVLDIFKKMRACTGENPNSVTLLSVLSACASLLYLRFGKQVHGLMMKIEVELDTMLGTALVDMYSKCGCWQLAYGTFKELNENRNLFTWNAMISGMMLNAQNENAVELFEQLESEGFKPDSVTWNSMISGFSQLGKAIEAFVYFRRMQSAGVVPSLKSITSLLPACADLSALQCGKEAHGLAVRTSISNDLFISTALIDMYMKCGQSSWARRIFDWFQIKPNDPAFWNAIISGYGRNGDNESAFGIFDQMLEAKVQPNAATFTSLLSMCSHTGLVDKGWQVFRMMDRDFGLKPNPAHFGCMIDLLGRTGRLDEARELIQELSEPSGAVLASLLGACESHLDSQLGKEMAIKLSELEPENPTPFVILSKIYAALGRWEDAEKIRELMNDKTLRKLPGFSLLRMHQK; from the coding sequence ATGAGGCGCGAAATAGCTCGACTTGTCGCAGATGGGTTATACAGAGATGCCCTCTGCTTATACGCTCAGCTCCACTCTGCTTCTTTGCGTCCTCACAAATTCACATTCCCTCCTCTTCTCAAAGCTTGTGGCAAGCTTCAATCAGCCCCACATGCCCAAATTCTGCATACCCATCTTATGAAAACTGGGTTTTCAGCTGATGTTTATTCAGCCACGGCTCTCACCGATGTGTACATGAAACTTCATCTTATCGGCGACGCAGTGAAGCTGTTCGAAGAAATGCCTGAACGGAACTTGGCTTCGTTGAATGCGGTGATTACAGGGTTTCTGCAAAATGGGTACTGCAGAGAGGCTTTGCGGTTATTTAAGAACGTAGGGCCTGGAGGGTTCAGGCCCAATTCAGTTACAATAGCTAGTATGTTATCTGCATGTGGAAATGTAGAGCATGGCATGGAAATACACTGCTTGGCGGTAAAGCTGGGTGTTGAGAGTGATGTTTATGTTGCAACCTCGGTTCTGACTATGTATTCTAACTGCGGAGGGTTGTTTTTGGCTGCAAAGGTGTTTGAAGAAATGCCCATCAAGAATATAGTGAGCTATAATGCTTTTATTTCAGGGCTTTTGCAGAATGGGGTTCCTCATGTGGTGTTGgatatttttaagaaaatgaGAGCATGTACAGGTGAAAATCCCAATTCAGTTACGTTGCTGTCTGTTCTTTCTGCCTGTGCTAGTCTTTTGTATCTCCGATTTGGCAAGCAGGTTCACGGGTTGATGATGAAAATTGAAGTGGAGCTTGATACTATGCTTGGAACAGCACTTGTGGACATGTATTCTAAGTGTGGTTGTTGGCAGCTGGCATATGGTACTTTCAAAGAACTAAATGAAAACAGGAATTTGTTTACATGGAACGCCATGATTTCTGGAATGATGTTGAATGCGCAGAATGAGAATGCTGTTGAGCTATTTGAACAATTGGAATCTGAAGGATTTAAACCGGATTCGGTTACTTGGAATTCCATGATCAGTGGGTTTTCACAACTAGGGAAGGCGATTGAAGCTTTTGTGTATTTTAGGAGAATGCAATCGGCTGGTGTCGTCCCAAGTTTAAAATCTATCACAAGTCTTCTACCAGCGTGTGCAGATTTATCTGCTCTGCAATGTGGAAAAGAGGCCCATGGGCTTGCAGTTAGAACCTCTATTAGCAATGATCTGTTCATTTCCACTGCTCTTATTGACATGTACATGAAATGTGGGCAGTCTTCTTGGGCAAGAAGAATTTTTGATTGGTTTCAGATAAAACCTAATGATCCTGCATTTTGGAACGCAATCATATCTGGGTATGGAAGGAATGGAGATAATGAATCTGCATTTGGGATCTTTGACCAGATGTTGGAAGCAAAAGTACAACCTAATGCAGCAACTTTCACCAGTCTTCTATCTATGTGCAGTCACACTGGTTTAGTGGACAAAGGATGGCAAGTTTTTAGGATGATGGACAGAGATTTTGGTCTAAAACCAAATCCAGCTCATTTTGGATGCATGATTGATCTTTTGGGTCGAACTGGCAGGTTGGATGAAGCCCGAGAGTTGATACAAGAATTATCAGAGCCTTCTGGAGCAGTTCTTGCATCTTTGCTAGGTGCTTGTGAATCTCATTTAGATTCACAACTGGGGAAAGAAATGGCTATAAAACTTTCAGAATTAGAACCAGAGAACCCAACACCTTTCGTGATCCTGTCAAAGATATATGCTGCACTTGGCAGGTGGGAGGATGCAGAAAAGATTAGagaattgatgaatgataaAACACTGAGAAAGCTCCCTGGCTTTAGTTTATTAAGAATGCATCAAAAGTAG